One genomic window of Aethina tumida isolate Nest 87 chromosome 3, icAetTumi1.1, whole genome shotgun sequence includes the following:
- the LOC109593981 gene encoding uncharacterized protein LOC109593981, whose amino-acid sequence MNTSRRRNDSKSVGRAHSTLSVSAVDYYLNLPVTCPPSPAVSTVTLTPGRIRNIDQDMETLRASRQDNPFIQQVIASRESLIDNLEEESDHANLMAKELSLDLDVDPLSLPEMHEHMIRSPPPTNWPKSPNYKVFQFPNGDDETLQVEVNTKEKSKSSELKPKHSSWDGSDTSPLKSFSKSHHYHQDRFSLLTPNSLRSSAEDSIRLMAED is encoded by the exons ATGAATACCAGTAGAAGAAGAAATG ATTCAAAGTCTGTTGGGAGGGCACATTCGACTTTAAGTGTTTCCGcagttgattattatttaaacttgccAGTAACTTGCCCTCCATCACCTGCAGTTTCAACGGTGACTCTGACACCTGGTAGAATAAGGAATATTGATCAAGATATGGAAACACTGAGGGCTTCAAGACAAGACAACCCATTTATACAG CAAGTAATTGCTAGTAGGGAAAGTCTCATAGATAACTTGGAGGAGGAATCTGATCATGCCAATTTAATGGCCAAAGAACTGTCACTAGACTTGGATGTGGACCCATTATCTTTGCCAGAAATGCATGAACACATGATAAGGAGCCCACCACCCACCAATTGGCCAAAATCCCCAAATTATAAGGTGTTCCAATTCCCTAATGGGGATGATGAAACCCTTCAAGTAGAAGTGAAT acaaaagaaaaatcaaaatctTCTGAGTTGAAGCCAAAACATTCAAGTTGGGATGGCAGTGACACTTcaccattaaaatctttttcaaAATCCCATCATTATCATCAAGACAGATTTTCTTTGTTGACTCCAAATTCACTAAGATCATCTGCTGAAGATAGTATAAGGTTAATGGCTGAAGATTGA
- the LOC109593963 gene encoding arginine-hydroxylase NDUFAF5, mitochondrial, giving the protein MFFAKTRHISKQCLLLAKSSDGLTLCKCLSTSSFLGKLRNESSPMNIFDRRTKTLQRERAATASDVNVYDYLKDEIGYRLADRVYDIKRKFNLAADIGCSRGYVSKHISPESVNELILCDISQRNLDTAPVMDGIKVRKQILDEENIKFEPNSLDLAISCLSLHWVNDLPNAFKRILNCLKEDGVLLAAVFGGDTLYELRSSLQLAELERRGGLSPHISPFTEVRDIGNLLTRAGFTMLTIDTDEIVVNYPSMFELMWDLKGMAESNAALNRSLHLHRETQFAAAAIYQQLYGKQDPETGKKSVPATFQIINMLGWKPHPTQPKPLERGTGEVSLKDLYRLDEIVKEVKKVKDDKEK; this is encoded by the exons ATGTTTTTCGCAAAGACACGACATATCTCGAAACAGTGTTTACTGTTAGCAAAATCTAGTGACGGTCTAACGTTATGTAAGTGTTTGTCAACAAGCAGTTTCCTGGGGAAGCTGCGAAATGAGAGCAGTCCTATGAATATCTTTGATAGAAGAACTAAAACCCTTCAGCGTGAGCGTGCAGCGACTGCCAGTGATGTTAACGTGTATGACTATCTCAAAGATGAAATTGGTTATCGATTGGCTGATAGAGTTTATGAcatcaaaagaaaatttaacttaGCTGCAGACATAG GTTGCAGCAGAGGATATGTTTCGAAGCACATATCACCAGAGTCAGTAAACGAACTTATTTTATGTGATATCAGCCAAAGAAATCTAGACACTGCACCAGTTATGGATGGTATTAAAGTCAGGAAACAAATTTTGgatgaagaaaatataaag tttgaacCAAACTCGTTGGACCTTGCAATATCATGTTTGAGTTTGCATTGGGTAAATGATCTCCCTAACGCCTTCAAAAGGATTTTGAACTGTTTAAAAGAAGATGGAGTATTACTAGCTGCAGTATTTGGTGGTGACACTTTGTATGAGTTGAGATCTTCCCTTCAATTGGCTGAGTTAGAGAGAAGGGGTGGTTTGTCACCACACATTTCTCCATTTACTGAAGTTCGCGATATTGGAAACTTATTAACTAGAGCTGGTTTTACCATGTTAACAATTGATACTGATGAAATTGTTGTCAACTATCCATCAATGTTTGAACTCATGTGGGATTTAAAAG GAATGGCAGAGAGTAATGCAGCTCTGAACCGATCATTGCATTTACACCGCGAGACACAATTTGCAGCTGCAGCTATTTATCaacaactttatgggaaacaAGACCCTGAGACTGGTAAAAAATCAGTTCCTGCCACATTTCag ataattaacatgttggGGTGGAAACCACATCCCACACAACCCAAACCATTGGAACGTGGAACTGGCGAAGTATCATTGAAAGATTTGTATCGACTGGATGAAATTGTTAAAGAAGTTAAGAAAGTTAAAGATGATAAAGAGAAATAG
- the LOC109593964 gene encoding alpha-ketoglutarate-dependent dioxygenase alkB homolog 6, producing MVIDLETFRVKNVPPTIYYIPNFITPEEESHIIKNVYSVPKPKWTCLSNRKLQDYGGVPHEKGMIPEKIPDWLQKYINKVADLDVFDGKTPNQVLVNEYLPKQGIMPHTDGPLFYPTITTISCGSGTVLKFLENNEKRHTVCEVYLERFSLVVVKEELYTKYLHTIEEKDCDSLENCANSNVIPENIPLERGTRISLTIRNVPKVCKIKLFR from the coding sequence ATGGTAATTGATTTAGAAACATTCCGAGTGAAAAATGTTCCTCCAACAATTTACTACATTCCAAACTTTATCACCCCAGAAGAGGAATCACACATCATCAAAAACGTATACTCAGTACCAAAGCCTAAATGGACTTGCCTTTCCAACAGAAAATTGCAGGATTACGGAGGAGTGCCGCACGAAAAAGGTATGATACCTGAGAAAATACCAGATTggctacaaaaatatattaacaaagtgGCAGATTTGGATGTGTTTGATGGCAAAACCCCCAATCAAGTTTTGGTAAATGAATACCTACCAAAACAGGGAATAATGCCACACACAGATGGGCCACTTTTTTATCCTACTATTACAACAATCAGCTGTGGCTCAGGTACTGTACTTAAATTCTTAGAAAACAATGAAAAGAGGCACACAGTCTGTGAAGTTTACTTGGAAAGATTCAGTTTGGTGGTGGTTAAAGAAGAATTGTACACCAAGTATCTACATACAATAGAAGAGAAGGACTGTGATAGTTTGGAAAATTGTGCCAACTCCAATGTTATTCCTGAAAACATTCCATTAGAAAGAGGTACTAGAATTTCACTGACTATAAGAAATGTGCCAAAAGtgtgcaaaataaaattattcagatag